In a single window of the Procambarus clarkii isolate CNS0578487 chromosome 51, FALCON_Pclarkii_2.0, whole genome shotgun sequence genome:
- the LOC138351824 gene encoding uncharacterized protein: protein MKTKIYKYMTAHNTSRYLPILPDIMKAYNTTPHRGLGGRTPVDVHALSRPQDIKKQFNLMYKSKDKPKAGLSSLLAVGDTVRITLSNRILTFKKGFARQNTEEIFRIIRIDKSQPITLYFFQDLNNKPIDGGFYKEELTLTHLPAAFNIEKVLRKRTLPYNKLQYKVRYEGYDSSFDQWVDTDDLLKI, encoded by the coding sequence ATGAAAACTaagatttataaatatatgactgCGCACAATACCTCGAGATATCTGCCCATATTGCCTGATATCATGAAGGCGtataacacaacaccccaccgaGGGTTAGGTGGTCGGACTCCAGTTGACGTTCATGCTTTATCTCGTCCACAAGATATAAAGAAACAGTTCAATCTCATGTATAAAAGTAAAGACAAACCTAAAGCAGGTCTTAGTTCGCTACTAGCTGTCGGGGACACAGTTCGCATTACTCTCTCCAACAGAATTTTGACATTCAAGAAAGGTTTTGCTAGACAAAACACGGAAGAAATTTTCAGAATTATTCGTATAGATAAAAGCCAACCTATCACATTATATTTTTTCCAAGATTTGAATAACAAGCCTATTGACGGTGGGTTTTACAAGGAAGAATTAACCCTAACCCATTTACCAGCTgcatttaatattgagaaggtgcTACGTAAACGTACATTACCCTATAATAAATTACAGTATAAAGTGAGGTACGAAGGCTACGActcttcatttgatcagtgggttGATACTGATGATTTGTTGAAGATATGA